A genomic stretch from Anaerolineae bacterium includes:
- a CDS encoding iron ABC transporter permease, which yields MFKPQFKLQPASATLPSSILLAALALPPLLFLLLFYFYPLAAIFKLSFAPAGQLDLSALGKLVTTTYYAKTLWFTVWQAALSTALTLGAALPAAYVFARYRFPGKSLLQALTTIPFVLPTLVAANAFTALFGPRGLLNQGLMAWFGLDAPPIHLQHTLWIILLAHVFYNYAIVLRLVSGFWANLNPNLSEAGQMLGLSPWRAFRQITVPLLAPAITAAALLVFIFCFTSFGVILILGGPRFATLEVEIYRQAVYLFNLPVAAALSLIQIVFIFILMTTYTRLQARASRPLDLQSRQAGQRRPQNRRERLLVGGNVGLMVILLGSPLLALALRSLTIDGQLSFTYYQALITNPAQNRDLFFVPPGEAITNSLAFAAGTVILAALLGLLIALALSRGRAARTANLDAVFMLPLATSAVTLGFGYIITMNKPPLNLRASPLLIVLAHTLVALPFVVRSLLPALRSIQPALREAAAVLGASPLRVWRQVDLPIAGRALLVGAVFAFTISMGEFGATVFIARPDTPTMPTAIFRFFSQPGPLNYGQALAMSALLMLVCVVGFVAIERFRVGDGEF from the coding sequence ATGTTTAAGCCCCAGTTTAAGTTGCAACCAGCCTCTGCCACCCTGCCCTCCTCTATTCTCCTGGCGGCCCTGGCCCTGCCGCCCCTTCTCTTCCTTCTTCTGTTTTACTTCTACCCCCTGGCCGCCATCTTCAAACTCAGCTTTGCCCCCGCCGGCCAACTCGATCTCTCGGCTTTGGGTAAACTGGTAACCACCACCTACTACGCCAAAACCCTCTGGTTTACCGTGTGGCAGGCGGCGCTATCTACCGCGCTCACCCTGGGCGCGGCCCTGCCCGCCGCCTATGTTTTTGCCCGGTATCGTTTTCCCGGCAAAAGCCTGCTGCAAGCCCTCACCACCATTCCCTTTGTATTGCCCACCCTGGTGGCGGCCAACGCCTTCACCGCGCTATTTGGCCCGCGCGGCCTGCTTAATCAAGGTTTGATGGCCTGGTTTGGGCTGGACGCGCCGCCGATACACCTGCAACATACCCTCTGGATCATCCTGCTGGCCCATGTTTTTTATAATTACGCCATTGTCTTGCGCCTGGTGAGCGGCTTTTGGGCTAACCTCAACCCCAACCTCAGCGAGGCCGGGCAGATGTTGGGCCTTAGCCCCTGGCGCGCCTTCCGGCAAATCACGGTTCCCTTGCTGGCTCCGGCCATCACCGCCGCCGCGCTGCTGGTTTTTATTTTCTGCTTCACCAGCTTTGGCGTTATCCTCATTTTGGGCGGGCCGCGCTTTGCCACCCTGGAAGTGGAAATTTACCGGCAGGCCGTATACCTGTTCAACCTACCGGTAGCCGCGGCCCTGTCGCTCATTCAAATTGTCTTTATCTTTATCTTGATGACCACCTACACCCGTCTGCAAGCCCGCGCCAGCCGCCCCCTTGACCTGCAATCCCGGCAGGCCGGCCAGCGCCGCCCCCAAAACCGGCGGGAGCGACTGCTGGTGGGCGGCAACGTTGGGCTGATGGTGATTTTGCTGGGTTCGCCGCTGCTGGCTTTAGCCCTGCGCTCCCTCACCATTGACGGCCAACTTTCATTCACCTACTACCAGGCCCTCATCACCAATCCCGCCCAAAATAGAGACCTTTTCTTTGTGCCGCCCGGCGAGGCCATCACCAACTCGCTGGCGTTTGCCGCCGGTACGGTGATTTTGGCGGCTTTATTGGGCTTGCTCATCGCCCTGGCCTTGAGCCGGGGCCGGGCCGCCCGAACCGCCAACCTGGACGCCGTTTTTATGCTGCCCCTGGCCACCTCCGCCGTGACCCTGGGCTTTGGCTACATCATCACCATGAACAAGCCGCCCCTCAACTTACGCGCCTCGCCGCTGCTCATTGTGCTGGCCCACACCCTGGTGGCCCTGCCTTTTGTAGTGCGCAGCCTGCTGCCCGCCCTGCGCAGCATCCAGCCTGCTTTGCGCGAGGCTGCGGCTGTGTTGGGCGCGTCGCCGCTGCGGGTGTGGCGACAGGTGGACCTGCCCATTGCCGGCCGCGCCCTGCTGGTAGGCGCGGTGTTTGCCTTTACCATCAGCATGGGCGAGTTTGGCGCTACGGTTTTTATAGCCCGGCCCGACACCCCCACCATGCCCACCGCCATCTTTCGTTTTTTTAGCCAGCCCGGCCCGCTCAACTACGGCCAGGCCCTGGCCATGAGCGCGCTCTTGATGCTGGTTTGCGTGGTGGGCTTTGTGGCGATTGAGCGCTTTAGAGTGGGGGATGGGGAGTTTTAA
- a CDS encoding MFS transporter has product MQQTAITPKSTAHAYLVLALVAFGVFIAADDLTVISTMLPRMIFDFEIPMPSGLDDASWIVSSYLITHVVAMPLFGRISDIYGRRFVFITCMLIFAVGSLMVAQAGQLNFLIFSRVVQAIGGGGVVPVAMAVVGDVFPVERRAFALGLLGAVDTLGWIIGPLYGAFWVRFFTWHWQFYINIPISLLAMAAAWFLLSYSARQKTAAASLDWPGAVFLSIALTLLNIGLAKSGGQAASGPVFDFAAGQALRPTWQRIAPYLLGGSLALLIFIWVERRASRPLLDLRMFRLSNFTIACLINFVVGFVLIMAMVAVPLFVNAVLAQGATIDEMIKAAAVGSGQILSALTVAMAVMSVVGGWLCGRFGYRWPTIAGLLLLGLGFLMMNTWSPAITFERMAWHLLVTGMGFGLVIAPVGTAVINAVQAKERGIASGLVLILRLMGMSVGLSSLTAWGLHRFDVLSRPYTIAEIGPHIGPITARILTEIFLASAMFALLAIGLAVILGPDKAGRDEKQAK; this is encoded by the coding sequence ATGCAACAGACTGCCATCACCCCTAAAAGTACCGCCCATGCCTATCTGGTTCTGGCCCTGGTGGCCTTTGGCGTGTTCATCGCCGCCGACGACCTGACCGTCATCTCCACCATGCTGCCCCGAATGATCTTTGACTTTGAGATTCCCATGCCCTCCGGCCTGGACGACGCCTCGTGGATTGTGTCCAGTTATCTTATTACGCACGTAGTGGCCATGCCTTTGTTTGGCCGCATTTCCGATATCTACGGGCGGCGGTTTGTGTTTATAACCTGCATGCTCATTTTTGCCGTGGGGTCGTTGATGGTGGCCCAGGCCGGTCAACTCAACTTTCTTATTTTTTCGCGCGTGGTGCAGGCCATTGGGGGCGGCGGGGTGGTGCCGGTGGCCATGGCCGTGGTGGGCGACGTTTTTCCCGTTGAGCGCCGGGCTTTTGCCCTGGGCCTCTTGGGCGCGGTAGACACGCTGGGCTGGATTATCGGCCCGCTGTACGGCGCGTTTTGGGTGCGCTTTTTCACCTGGCATTGGCAGTTTTATATCAACATTCCTATTAGCCTGCTGGCTATGGCCGCCGCCTGGTTCCTGTTGAGCTATTCGGCGCGCCAAAAAACAGCAGCAGCTTCGTTGGATTGGCCGGGGGCGGTATTTTTGAGTATCGCCCTGACCCTGCTCAATATTGGCCTGGCCAAAAGCGGGGGGCAGGCCGCCAGTGGGCCGGTGTTTGATTTTGCCGCCGGTCAAGCCCTGCGGCCCACCTGGCAAAGAATTGCGCCTTATCTGCTGGGCGGCAGCCTGGCTCTGTTGATTTTTATCTGGGTTGAGCGGCGGGCCAGCCGGCCCTTGCTTGACCTGCGTATGTTTCGCTTGAGCAATTTCACCATTGCCTGCCTGATCAATTTTGTGGTGGGCTTTGTGCTGATTATGGCCATGGTGGCCGTGCCGCTTTTTGTCAATGCCGTTTTGGCCCAAGGCGCCACCATTGACGAAATGATCAAAGCGGCGGCAGTGGGCAGCGGCCAAATTCTGTCGGCGTTGACGGTGGCTATGGCCGTGATGTCGGTAGTGGGCGGCTGGTTGTGCGGCCGGTTTGGCTACCGCTGGCCTACCATTGCCGGCCTGCTGTTGCTGGGCCTTGGCTTTTTGATGATGAATACCTGGTCGCCAGCGATTACCTTTGAGCGTATGGCCTGGCATCTTTTGGTGACGGGCATGGGTTTTGGCCTGGTTATTGCCCCGGTGGGAACGGCCGTAATTAATGCGGTGCAGGCAAAGGAGCGGGGCATTGCCTCGGGGTTGGTTTTGATTTTGCGACTGATGGGCATGAGCGTGGGGTTATCGAGCCTGACCGCCTGGGGCCTGCACCGCTTTGACGTGTTGAGCCGGCCCTACACCATCGCCGAAATTGGGCCGCACATTGGCCCGATCACGGCCCGGATTTTAACCGAAATCTTTTTGGCCTCGGCCATGTTTGCCCTGCTGGCCATTGGCCTGGCCGTTATTTTGGGCCCGGATAAAGCGGGCCGGGACGAAAAACAAGCAAAGTGA
- a CDS encoding DUF3352 domain-containing protein encodes MDKNKKTMIGVGIGLLVLLACCVCLLLGVGVYMYQEELMAWLGLAPSQKVARLLPEDTQFYMSLNPNLQNVPGYQNLEKLYLDNPDVRAVLDEFENNVKDEVNITFADDIKPWLGPEVVLAIPDLVGAMEGASGTPPLVIAAQTTNQAASDSFIKKLMDSAAQDNEPFTDEVYQEVTLHVQDQGNDQLIVSTFDELVVIASNDQLVKGMIDKAKGKSEQPSLVENERFKKITAELPAEAVATVYVQLSGLFEAALQESAFELPSESTKDLQAFEAVAMAGTLQPDGIQLDAVVTYDAAKMSEQMKASLSQPASPNAVLGDIPADALFVYNANNLNNLWQQTKKSLESTPDFAEGIQDLEEEMGFSFDEDIFGWMTGEFAVVLLEVPPPDEYSPPLGGYALIGTDNVDNARQRVDKVMASFEEQGMAGPIETATVDGLEVKILRDYNEQIQGGYGFYKNYFLLAYLEDSIKAVASASQNSLTASSNFKAIQNRLPGKNNGYLYADLDQIQRLIEDQLSDYEREDYEKNVRPFITPIHAIGVASSAEGLEQGVSKGVFFILISE; translated from the coding sequence ATGGATAAAAACAAAAAAACAATGATCGGCGTTGGGATAGGTCTTCTGGTGTTATTGGCCTGCTGCGTGTGCTTGCTCCTGGGGGTGGGCGTGTATATGTATCAAGAGGAGCTGATGGCGTGGTTGGGTCTGGCCCCGTCGCAAAAAGTGGCCCGGCTGCTGCCGGAAGACACGCAGTTTTATATGTCGCTCAATCCCAACCTCCAGAACGTGCCTGGGTATCAAAACCTGGAAAAGTTATACCTGGATAATCCCGACGTGCGGGCCGTGCTGGATGAATTTGAAAATAATGTAAAAGATGAAGTCAACATTACCTTTGCCGATGATATAAAACCCTGGTTAGGCCCGGAGGTGGTGCTGGCCATACCGGATTTGGTTGGGGCCATGGAAGGCGCATCTGGAACCCCGCCTCTGGTCATTGCGGCCCAAACAACCAACCAGGCCGCCTCGGATAGTTTTATCAAAAAATTAATGGACAGCGCGGCCCAGGATAACGAACCGTTTACCGATGAAGTTTACCAGGAGGTCACTTTACACGTTCAAGACCAGGGCAATGATCAATTGATTGTGTCCACCTTTGACGAGCTGGTGGTGATTGCCAGCAACGACCAATTGGTCAAGGGCATGATTGACAAAGCCAAAGGCAAAAGCGAGCAGCCCTCGCTGGTTGAAAACGAACGTTTTAAGAAAATTACGGCTGAACTGCCGGCAGAGGCGGTGGCCACTGTGTACGTGCAGCTCTCCGGCCTGTTTGAGGCGGCCTTGCAAGAAAGCGCTTTTGAACTGCCGTCTGAATCAACCAAAGACTTGCAGGCGTTTGAGGCGGTAGCCATGGCCGGCACGCTGCAACCCGATGGCATTCAGCTTGACGCCGTTGTGACCTACGATGCCGCCAAAATGAGTGAACAGATGAAAGCCTCGCTGAGCCAACCGGCCTCGCCCAACGCTGTTTTGGGCGACATCCCCGCCGACGCGCTATTTGTGTACAATGCCAATAATTTGAACAATCTTTGGCAGCAAACCAAAAAAAGCCTGGAGTCCACCCCTGATTTTGCCGAAGGCATCCAAGACCTGGAAGAAGAGATGGGCTTTAGCTTTGACGAGGATATTTTTGGCTGGATGACGGGCGAATTTGCCGTGGTGTTGCTGGAAGTCCCCCCACCCGATGAATATTCTCCGCCGTTGGGAGGGTACGCCTTGATTGGCACGGATAACGTGGACAACGCTCGCCAGCGGGTGGACAAAGTAATGGCCTCTTTTGAAGAGCAGGGCATGGCCGGCCCCATAGAAACCGCCACCGTTGACGGCCTGGAAGTGAAAATCTTGCGAGATTATAACGAGCAAATTCAGGGCGGTTATGGTTTTTACAAAAACTACTTTTTGCTGGCCTACCTGGAAGATAGTATCAAAGCCGTTGCTTCGGCTTCCCAAAATTCGCTCACAGCCAGTAGCAACTTCAAAGCCATTCAAAATCGTTTGCCGGGCAAAAACAACGGCTACCTTTACGCCGATCTCGATCAGATACAGCGGCTCATAGAAGATCAGTTGAGCGATTACGAACGGGAAGATTATGAAAAGAACGTGCGCCCTTTTATCACGCCTATTCACGCTATTGGTGTGGCCAGCAGCGCCGAGGGCCTTGAGCAGGGCGTCAGCAAAGGCGTGTTTTTTATTCTGATTTCCGAATGA
- a CDS encoding radical SAM protein — translation MRVMIVNPRFRLPIDTRTTPHLGLAYLAAVSEERGDEVLLFDADVEDEPIGQAVRRFQPDIVGITANTPQVKSAWRTAQAVKAVKDVPVVLGGPHVSVLPAESAMRPEVDVVVRGEGEPMWLKLCEIIENAQKGNPHFTARDLLDAQNRLLDGLLGITYFTTANEKRHNPDHPPIADLDTLPFPAYHVFKMERYTNLQPATDAIDGAKSFSVMTSRGCPYRCTFCSQSIMPIKWRARSPENVLKEWQHLVHELGAQEIGVLDDSANIQVDRLERLAGLLIEHKVNHVPWIFVNGIRANLASRELLAQLKKAGLKRTAFGVESGDPDILLSIDKKIDHDTIRQAFKNAKAVGLETIGFFIIGLPGETEASMEKTIKFACEVDPLIANFSMMTPYPGTQVYEIAKRQGRLLLDDWEDYVFFDGRARYEMGDMTAELVERKWKEAYRRFYLRPHRIWFTLTRKDFWINWRRTFRMAWKTIFPQKEKTKLRKLMEAGA, via the coding sequence ATGCGAGTAATGATTGTCAATCCCCGCTTCCGCCTGCCCATTGATACGCGCACCACGCCTCACCTGGGCCTGGCGTATCTGGCGGCGGTTTCCGAAGAACGCGGGGATGAAGTGCTTCTGTTTGATGCTGACGTAGAAGACGAGCCGATTGGGCAGGCCGTGCGGCGTTTCCAGCCCGACATCGTGGGCATTACGGCCAATACGCCCCAGGTCAAATCGGCCTGGCGCACGGCCCAGGCCGTTAAAGCCGTTAAAGACGTGCCGGTGGTGTTGGGGGGACCGCACGTTTCGGTGCTGCCCGCGGAAAGCGCCATGCGGCCCGAAGTGGATGTGGTGGTGCGCGGCGAAGGCGAGCCGATGTGGCTTAAGTTGTGCGAGATCATTGAGAACGCCCAAAAAGGCAACCCCCATTTTACGGCGCGGGATTTGCTCGATGCCCAAAATCGCCTGCTTGACGGGTTGTTGGGCATCACCTACTTCACCACCGCCAACGAAAAACGCCACAACCCCGACCATCCGCCCATTGCCGACCTGGACACATTGCCTTTTCCGGCCTACCACGTTTTTAAGATGGAGCGCTACACCAACCTGCAACCGGCCACCGACGCGATTGACGGGGCCAAATCGTTTTCGGTGATGACCTCGCGGGGTTGCCCCTACCGCTGCACGTTCTGCTCCCAGAGCATTATGCCCATCAAGTGGCGGGCGCGCAGCCCGGAAAATGTTTTAAAAGAGTGGCAGCACCTGGTGCACGAGTTGGGCGCGCAAGAGATTGGCGTGCTGGACGATTCGGCCAATATCCAGGTAGACCGCCTGGAACGGCTGGCCGGCTTGCTCATTGAGCACAAAGTCAATCACGTGCCCTGGATATTTGTCAACGGCATCCGGGCCAACCTGGCCAGCCGGGAGTTGTTGGCCCAACTCAAAAAAGCCGGCCTAAAACGCACCGCCTTTGGCGTGGAAAGCGGCGACCCCGACATTCTGCTGTCCATTGACAAAAAGATTGACCACGATACCATTCGCCAGGCGTTCAAAAACGCCAAAGCCGTGGGCCTGGAAACCATCGGCTTTTTCATCATCGGCTTGCCCGGTGAAACCGAAGCGTCAATGGAAAAAACCATTAAATTTGCCTGCGAGGTTGACCCGCTCATTGCCAACTTTTCTATGATGACGCCCTACCCCGGCACCCAGGTTTACGAGATTGCCAAACGCCAGGGACGGCTGCTGCTGGACGATTGGGAAGATTATGTTTTCTTTGATGGCCGCGCGCGTTACGAAATGGGCGATATGACCGCCGAGTTGGTGGAGCGAAAATGGAAAGAAGCTTATCGCCGGTTTTACCTGCGGCCGCACCGGATTTGGTTCACCTTGACGCGCAAGGATTTTTGGATCAACTGGCGGCGCACCTTCAGGATGGCGTGGAAAACAATTTTCCCCCAAAAAGAAAAGACAAAACTGCGCAAGCTGATGGAGGCCGGGGCGTAG
- a CDS encoding thiamine ABC transporter substrate-binding protein: protein MKHYLSQTLLMILLVMALTACGATASPAPLVEPSDIPAGETPTAAPTATPEPTAVPPEPAAITLMTHDSFNASENVIAAFETTHNVKLEILRSGDAGVALNQAILSKENPLADVFFGIDNTFFSRAIENDILEPYASPRLADIPTDLKLDPENRLLPVDYGDVCINYDKTWFAENGLEPPATLEDLLDSRYRNLLAVENPATSSPGLAFLLATVAHFGDPGYLGFWRQLADQGVMVTSGWEDAYYGQFTRYEGQYPLVVSYASSPPAEVYFAESPLAEAPTASVVGDGSCFRQIEFVGILAGTQKRELAEKLVDFLLSQEFQEDIPLNMFVFPANQTAQLPDVFVEHTQIPANPATLPPNDIAANREQWLNAWTETVLR, encoded by the coding sequence ATGAAACACTATCTAAGTCAAACTCTATTGATGATATTGTTGGTTATGGCCCTGACCGCCTGTGGCGCGACGGCGTCCCCCGCGCCGTTGGTGGAACCAAGCGACATTCCGGCGGGTGAAACCCCCACCGCCGCGCCTACGGCCACACCGGAGCCAACCGCAGTGCCGCCGGAACCGGCCGCCATTACCCTGATGACGCACGACAGCTTCAACGCCAGCGAAAACGTGATTGCCGCTTTTGAGACAACGCACAACGTTAAGCTGGAAATTCTACGCTCCGGCGACGCCGGTGTGGCCCTCAACCAGGCCATTTTGTCCAAAGAGAATCCCCTGGCCGACGTTTTTTTTGGCATTGACAATACCTTTTTCAGCCGGGCCATTGAGAACGACATTCTTGAACCTTACGCTTCGCCCCGCCTGGCCGACATCCCCACCGACCTGAAACTGGACCCGGAAAATCGTTTGCTGCCGGTGGATTACGGCGACGTGTGCATTAATTACGATAAAACCTGGTTTGCCGAAAACGGGCTGGAACCGCCCGCCACCCTGGAAGACTTGCTCGACAGCCGCTACCGCAATCTGCTGGCGGTTGAAAACCCGGCCACCTCCTCGCCGGGGCTGGCCTTTTTGCTGGCTACCGTTGCCCACTTTGGCGATCCCGGCTACCTGGGTTTCTGGCGGCAGTTGGCCGATCAGGGCGTGATGGTCACCTCCGGCTGGGAAGACGCCTACTACGGCCAGTTCACCCGTTATGAGGGCCAGTATCCCCTGGTGGTCAGTTACGCCAGCAGCCCTCCCGCCGAAGTCTACTTTGCCGAATCGCCGTTAGCCGAAGCGCCCACCGCCTCGGTAGTGGGCGACGGAAGCTGCTTTCGCCAGATTGAGTTTGTGGGCATTTTGGCCGGCACGCAAAAACGGGAACTGGCCGAAAAACTGGTTGACTTTTTGCTCAGCCAAGAGTTTCAGGAAGACATCCCCCTGAACATGTTCGTTTTTCCGGCCAATCAAACCGCCCAACTGCCCGACGTGTTTGTTGAACACACCCAAATTCCAGCCAATCCGGCCACACTGCCGCCCAACGATATTGCCGCCAACCGCGAGCAGTGGCTCAACGCCTGGACGGAAACGGTGCTGCGGTGA
- a CDS encoding Uma2 family endonuclease, translated as MVTVAAPTELIPQRLKMSYAEYLKFASDSNIMEWVEGEVIIYMPPLDRHQELVLFLSKLLHSFIQFFNLGTLRFAPFEVRLWPDGPSREPDIIFISHKNLSQLTSRKFEGGPDLVIEIISPGSVTEDRVHKFTEYERAGVREYWLIDPRPHQEQVEFFILREDNVYRPALLNNDGIYHATVLPNFWLNPTWLWQKKLPNSELILAEIMLSVENLPAEAKDAYQAMYNLWAGRD; from the coding sequence ATGGTTACAGTGGCAGCGCCAACAGAATTGATTCCCCAACGCCTCAAAATGAGCTATGCCGAATATCTAAAATTTGCCAGCGATTCCAATATCATGGAATGGGTAGAGGGAGAGGTTATTATCTATATGCCCCCGCTCGACAGACATCAAGAACTCGTCCTGTTTTTGAGTAAGCTTTTGCATTCATTTATCCAATTTTTTAATTTAGGCACTTTACGTTTTGCCCCGTTTGAAGTCAGACTCTGGCCCGATGGCCCTTCTCGTGAGCCGGATATTATTTTTATTAGCCATAAAAACCTCTCTCAACTGACGTCCCGAAAGTTTGAAGGAGGGCCAGATTTGGTCATTGAAATCATTTCCCCTGGCAGCGTGACCGAAGATCGGGTTCATAAATTCACCGAATATGAACGAGCCGGCGTCCGTGAATATTGGCTTATTGACCCCCGACCTCATCAGGAACAGGTAGAGTTTTTTATTTTAAGGGAAGACAACGTGTATCGTCCCGCTCTACTAAATAACGATGGCATCTATCACGCTACGGTTTTACCCAATTTCTGGCTCAATCCTACTTGGCTTTGGCAAAAAAAGTTGCCCAACTCTGAACTAATTCTGGCTGAAATAATGCTCTCTGTTGAAAATCTACCGGCTGAAGCTAAAGATGCTTACCAGGCTATGTATAATTTGTGGGCCGGTCGAGATTAA
- a CDS encoding TIGR00730 family Rossman fold protein gives MKRICVYCGSSPGGRPEYVQAARELGRVLADRNIGLVYGGGNVGLMGELARTVLAANGEVIGVIPTSLAQKEVALTQIADLRLVNSMHERKALMADLADGFIALPGGLGTFEEFFEVITWAQLGLHAKPCGLLNVSQFYAKLIAFVDYAVQEQFIRPEYRAMILVDETPQTLLQKFAAYQPPQIDKARIALELLKTIQP, from the coding sequence GTGAAACGGATATGCGTTTACTGCGGCTCAAGCCCGGGCGGCCGGCCGGAATACGTGCAGGCCGCCCGGGAATTGGGCCGGGTGCTGGCTGATAGAAACATTGGGTTGGTGTACGGCGGGGGGAACGTGGGCCTGATGGGAGAATTGGCCCGAACCGTGCTGGCGGCCAACGGCGAGGTCATCGGCGTTATCCCCACCAGCCTGGCCCAAAAAGAAGTGGCCCTCACCCAAATTGCCGACCTGCGCCTGGTGAACTCAATGCACGAGCGCAAGGCGCTAATGGCCGACCTGGCCGACGGTTTTATCGCCCTGCCCGGCGGCCTGGGCACATTTGAAGAGTTCTTTGAAGTGATCACCTGGGCCCAACTTGGCCTGCACGCCAAACCCTGCGGCCTGCTCAATGTGAGCCAATTTTACGCCAAACTGATAGCGTTTGTGGATTATGCGGTGCAAGAACAATTTATCAGGCCGGAGTACCGGGCAATGATCTTGGTAGACGAAACCCCCCAAACCCTGCTCCAAAAATTTGCCGCCTACCAACCGCCCCAAATTGACAAGGCCAGGATTGCTTTAGAACTATTAAAAACCATTCAACCCTAA
- a CDS encoding LppX_LprAFG lipoprotein: MNIFAKKLPGKRGLQLLLGLIITWAIAGCNIINPAPTPTPTPNLPAKEIVARSSQEMLAVESLHFTIDLTGALDYIDRPPTTALKHVDGDLLRPDRVRGLVKVSSLGVITEIGLISIEGDSYVTNPLNQRWELLPPEWGWYFDPRLPFDEQYGIPSIIPHLTLEKKGVEEIEGQTYYYLEGVAQGEQIMWWTAGMVASGDVPVQIWINTDTFLIHRVHLIELSSDPERPTEWDIRFSNFNQSLDIQAPPLAE, translated from the coding sequence ATGAATATTTTTGCGAAAAAGTTACCTGGCAAACGTGGTCTACAATTGCTACTTGGCTTGATTATTACCTGGGCTATCGCCGGTTGTAACATAATTAATCCCGCCCCCACCCCCACGCCTACCCCCAACCTGCCGGCCAAAGAAATTGTGGCCCGCTCCAGCCAGGAGATGCTGGCGGTTGAATCCCTTCACTTTACCATAGATTTGACCGGCGCCCTGGATTATATTGACCGCCCCCCTACCACGGCCCTGAAACACGTGGACGGCGACCTGCTCCGGCCCGACCGGGTGCGGGGTCTGGTCAAGGTCAGCAGCCTGGGGGTCATCACCGAAATTGGTTTGATCAGCATCGAGGGCGACTCGTACGTGACCAATCCCCTCAACCAGCGTTGGGAACTCCTGCCCCCGGAGTGGGGCTGGTATTTTGATCCGCGCCTGCCGTTTGACGAGCAATACGGCATCCCGTCCATTATTCCCCACCTTACCCTGGAAAAGAAGGGCGTGGAAGAGATTGAGGGCCAGACTTACTATTATCTGGAAGGCGTGGCCCAAGGCGAGCAAATCATGTGGTGGACGGCCGGCATGGTGGCTTCGGGCGACGTGCCGGTGCAAATTTGGATAAACACCGACACTTTTCTTATCCACCGCGTCCACCTGATTGAATTATCCAGCGACCCTGAACGGCCCACCGAGTGGGACATCCGCTTTTCTAATTTCAACCAGTCGCTTGATATTCAAGCGCCGCCATTGGCGGAGTGA
- a CDS encoding thiamine diphosphokinase — MSLIPMSRIVIFANGILNRPDLLRPRLRPTDRIFCADGGTQHALALGLTPHAIIGDLDSLPPELVSRMEAEGVAIHRHPARKDQTDLELAFELAMAQQPDEILLLTALGGRLDQMLANILLLTRPEYAAAQLALADGPYWATLVRSRQSLTISGRPGDTLSLIPLTPLVSRVTLTGVTWPLEKASLSLGSTFTISNALAAPQAALQIGEGLVLVVHIQSNRVAE, encoded by the coding sequence TTGTCTTTAATTCCTATGTCTCGTATTGTTATCTTTGCCAACGGCATATTGAACCGGCCAGACCTGCTCCGGCCTCGCCTGCGCCCCACCGACCGCATTTTTTGCGCCGATGGAGGAACACAGCATGCCCTGGCCCTGGGGTTGACCCCCCACGCCATCATCGGCGACCTTGACTCTTTGCCGCCGGAGCTGGTGAGCCGGATGGAAGCAGAAGGGGTGGCCATCCATCGCCATCCCGCGCGCAAGGATCAAACCGATCTGGAATTAGCGTTTGAGTTGGCCATGGCGCAACAGCCGGACGAAATCCTCTTGCTGACCGCCCTTGGGGGGCGGCTTGACCAAATGCTGGCCAATATCCTGCTGCTGACCCGCCCGGAGTACGCTGCGGCGCAACTGGCCCTGGCCGACGGCCCCTACTGGGCCACCCTGGTCCGCTCGCGCCAGTCTCTCACCATCAGCGGCCGGCCCGGCGATACGCTTTCGCTCATTCCCTTGACGCCTCTGGTCAGCCGGGTCACTTTAACCGGCGTAACCTGGCCGCTGGAAAAAGCATCTCTTTCCCTGGGCAGCACTTTTACCATTAGCAATGCCCTGGCCGCCCCCCAGGCCGCCTTACAAATTGGCGAGGGGCTGGTTTTAGTGGTGCATATTCAAAGTAACAGAGTAGCAGAGTAA